One Roseburia rectibacter DNA window includes the following coding sequences:
- the gltB gene encoding glutamate synthase large subunit, translating to MKEQKLDRFSVTGSYKKETGMYDPRFEHDNCGIGAVVNIKGIKTHATVENALKIVENLKHRAGKDAEGKTGDGVGILLQVSHKFFSKVTKPLGIELGDERDYGVGMFFFPQDELKRNQAKKMFEVIVNKEGMEFLGWREVPTDPTKLGQKAVDCMPYIMQGFVKRPAEVAKGLDFDRKLYVARRVFEQSNDDTYVVSLSSRTIVYKGMFLVEQLRLFFADLQDKDYESAIATVHSRFSTNTNPSWERAHPNRFIVHNGEINTIKGNADKMLAREETMESEHLKGELQKVLPVINSEGSDSAMLDNTLEFLVMSGMDLPLAVMIMIPEPWANNRIMSQKKKDFYQYYATMMEPWDGPASILFSDGDMMGAVLDRNGLRPSRYYITDDDYLILSSEVGVLDIDPTKILVKERLRPGKMLLVDTVAGRVIDDDELKETYANKQPYGEWLDRNLLKLEDLKIPNERVPEYTKEERQRMQKAFGYTFESLREAILPMAKNGGEGTSAMGIDTPLAALASDHQPLFNYFKQLFAQVTNPPIDSIREKVVTSTTVYIGEDGNLLEEKAENCQVLKVNNPILTNTDLMKIKAMKVPGFKVEVIPIIYYKNTSLEKAIDRLFVEADRAYRDGANILILSDRGIDENHVPIPSLLAVSALQQHLVRTKKRTSVAMILESGEPREVHHFATLLGYGACAINPYLVQDTVKQLVDEHMLDKDYYAAVQDYNNAILNGIVKIASKMGISTIQSYEGSKIFEAIGIDKNVIDKYFTNTVSRIGGITLKDIENDVNELHSAAYDPLGLESDLTLESRGRHKMRSGADPHLYNPATIHLLQEATRRGDYELFKQYTDLVNKEEREITLRGLMDFNYPKKGVPLEEVESVESIVQRFKTGAMSYGSISQEAHETLAIAMNRLHGKSNSGEGGEDAERIASKNSSVNRCSAIKQVASGRFGVTSQYLVSAQEIQIKMAQGAKPGEGGHLPGKKVYPWIAKTRLSTPGVALISPPPHHDIYSIEDLEQLIFDLKNSNRDARITVKLVSEAGVGTVAAGVAKAGAQVVLISGYDGGTGAAPASSIHNAGLPWELGLSETHQTLIMNGLRNKVRIETDGKLMSGRDVAIAALLGAEEYGFATAPLVTLGCVMMRVCNLDTCPAGIATQNPELRKRFAGKPEYVENFMRFIAAELREYMAKLGCKTIDEMVGRSDLLKVRDDLSGREKEIDLSKILNNPFADQKKKVIFDPKQVYDFELEKSKDITVLLKQLGPALEKQQSRSIDVEVTNTDRSFGTIFGSEITKKYGGEGLPEDTFIVKCSGAGGQSFGAFIPKGLTLELVGDSNDYFGKGLSGGKLVVYAPAGVKYKKDENIIIGNVALYGATSGKAFISGVAGERFCVRNSGASAVVEGVGDHGCEYMTGGRVVVLGKTGKNFAAGMSGGIAYVLDEDNDLYTRMNKEMVFSEEISNKYDVMELKDMIKEHVALTNSEKGKAILDNFSEYLPKFKKVIPYDYNRMLMAIVQMEEKGLSSEQAQIEAFYANTRG from the coding sequence ATGAAAGAGCAGAAATTAGACCGTTTTTCTGTAACAGGCAGCTACAAGAAGGAAACCGGAATGTATGATCCGAGATTTGAGCATGATAACTGCGGTATCGGTGCTGTTGTCAATATCAAAGGTATCAAGACACATGCAACGGTAGAGAATGCATTAAAGATCGTAGAAAACTTGAAACACAGGGCAGGTAAAGATGCAGAGGGCAAGACAGGTGACGGTGTTGGTATTCTGCTTCAGGTATCACATAAGTTTTTCTCGAAAGTGACAAAACCACTTGGCATCGAGCTTGGAGATGAGAGAGATTACGGTGTCGGCATGTTTTTCTTCCCACAGGATGAATTAAAACGCAATCAGGCGAAGAAAATGTTTGAAGTCATTGTCAACAAGGAAGGAATGGAGTTCTTAGGATGGAGAGAAGTTCCGACCGATCCGACCAAACTCGGACAGAAAGCAGTTGACTGTATGCCATATATCATGCAGGGCTTTGTCAAACGTCCGGCAGAGGTGGCAAAGGGACTTGACTTTGACCGTAAACTTTATGTTGCAAGACGTGTTTTCGAACAGTCTAACGATGATACGTATGTGGTTTCTTTGTCCAGCAGAACCATCGTATACAAAGGAATGTTTTTGGTAGAGCAGCTTCGTTTATTTTTTGCTGACTTACAGGATAAAGATTACGAATCAGCGATTGCAACGGTTCATTCCCGTTTCTCCACGAACACGAATCCGAGCTGGGAGAGAGCACATCCAAACCGTTTTATCGTACATAACGGTGAGATCAATACCATCAAGGGTAATGCGGACAAGATGCTTGCACGTGAGGAGACAATGGAATCCGAACACTTAAAGGGAGAACTTCAGAAGGTACTGCCGGTTATCAATTCCGAGGGTTCTGATTCCGCAATGCTTGATAATACCTTGGAGTTTCTGGTTATGAGCGGTATGGATCTTCCACTTGCAGTCATGATCATGATCCCGGAACCATGGGCAAACAACCGTATCATGTCACAGAAGAAAAAAGATTTTTATCAGTATTACGCAACGATGATGGAGCCATGGGACGGACCTGCATCTATTCTGTTTTCCGATGGTGATATGATGGGAGCGGTACTTGACCGCAACGGACTGCGTCCATCCCGTTACTACATTACCGATGATGATTATCTGATCCTTTCCTCTGAGGTCGGCGTACTTGATATCGATCCGACAAAGATTCTTGTAAAAGAGCGCTTACGTCCTGGTAAAATGCTTTTAGTTGATACAGTTGCAGGCCGTGTGATCGACGATGATGAATTGAAAGAAACTTATGCAAACAAGCAGCCATATGGTGAATGGCTTGACCGCAACCTCTTAAAACTGGAAGATTTAAAGATTCCGAACGAGCGTGTGCCGGAATATACCAAGGAAGAACGCCAGAGAATGCAAAAAGCATTCGGTTATACTTTCGAGTCCCTGCGTGAAGCAATCCTTCCGATGGCAAAGAACGGCGGCGAGGGTACATCTGCCATGGGTATTGATACACCGCTTGCTGCACTTGCGAGTGACCATCAGCCGTTATTTAACTATTTCAAACAACTGTTCGCACAGGTAACAAACCCGCCAATCGATTCGATCCGTGAGAAAGTTGTAACATCCACAACAGTTTATATCGGTGAGGACGGTAACCTCTTAGAGGAAAAGGCAGAGAACTGTCAGGTGTTAAAGGTTAATAACCCGATCCTGACAAACACAGACCTGATGAAGATCAAAGCTATGAAGGTGCCGGGATTTAAGGTAGAAGTGATTCCGATCATTTATTATAAAAACACAAGCCTTGAAAAAGCGATCGACCGTCTGTTTGTGGAGGCAGACCGTGCATACAGAGATGGTGCAAATATCCTCATCCTTTCCGACCGTGGAATTGATGAGAACCATGTACCGATCCCATCACTGCTCGCCGTATCTGCCTTACAGCAGCATCTGGTAAGAACGAAAAAGAGAACATCCGTTGCGATGATCTTAGAGTCCGGTGAACCGAGAGAGGTACATCATTTTGCAACACTGCTTGGCTATGGTGCCTGCGCAATCAACCCATATCTGGTACAGGATACAGTAAAACAGCTTGTAGACGAGCATATGCTTGACAAAGATTACTATGCAGCAGTACAGGATTATAACAATGCAATCTTAAACGGCATCGTAAAGATCGCATCCAAGATGGGTATTTCCACGATCCAGTCTTACGAAGGTTCTAAGATCTTCGAGGCGATCGGTATCGATAAAAATGTCATTGACAAATATTTTACCAACACAGTCAGCCGTATTGGCGGTATCACATTAAAAGATATCGAAAACGATGTCAATGAGCTTCACTCCGCAGCCTATGATCCGCTCGGACTTGAATCCGATCTGACCTTAGAGAGCCGCGGACGTCATAAGATGAGAAGCGGGGCAGATCCACACCTTTATAACCCGGCAACGATCCATCTGTTACAGGAAGCAACCAGACGTGGCGATTATGAGTTATTTAAACAGTATACAGATTTAGTAAATAAGGAAGAAAGAGAGATCACACTGCGTGGACTGATGGATTTCAATTATCCGAAAAAGGGCGTGCCGCTTGAAGAAGTCGAGAGTGTGGAATCTATTGTTCAGAGATTTAAAACAGGTGCTATGTCCTATGGTTCTATTTCACAGGAAGCGCATGAGACACTTGCGATCGCAATGAACCGTCTGCACGGTAAATCCAACTCCGGTGAAGGTGGTGAGGATGCAGAACGTATCGCAAGTAAAAACAGCAGTGTGAACCGTTGTTCTGCGATCAAACAGGTCGCATCCGGACGTTTTGGTGTTACCAGCCAGTACTTAGTCAGTGCACAGGAAATCCAGATCAAAATGGCACAGGGCGCTAAACCTGGTGAAGGCGGACATCTTCCGGGCAAAAAAGTTTATCCGTGGATCGCAAAAACAAGACTTTCCACACCGGGTGTGGCTCTTATTTCCCCGCCGCCACATCACGATATCTACTCCATCGAGGATCTTGAACAGTTGATCTTTGACTTAAAGAACTCGAACCGTGATGCGAGAATCACAGTAAAACTGGTATCTGAGGCAGGTGTGGGTACCGTTGCAGCTGGTGTTGCAAAAGCTGGTGCACAGGTTGTACTGATCTCTGGTTATGACGGTGGTACCGGTGCAGCTCCGGCAAGCTCTATCCACAATGCAGGTCTTCCTTGGGAGCTTGGACTTTCTGAGACACACCAGACGCTGATCATGAATGGACTTAGAAACAAAGTCCGCATTGAAACAGATGGGAAACTGATGAGCGGACGTGACGTTGCAATCGCAGCACTGCTCGGCGCAGAAGAATATGGTTTTGCGACCGCACCGCTTGTAACTTTAGGCTGTGTCATGATGCGTGTATGTAACTTGGATACCTGTCCGGCAGGTATTGCAACACAGAACCCGGAACTCCGCAAACGTTTTGCAGGAAAACCGGAGTATGTTGAGAACTTCATGCGTTTTATCGCGGCAGAGCTGAGAGAGTACATGGCAAAACTTGGCTGTAAGACGATCGATGAGATGGTCGGCAGAAGCGATCTGTTAAAGGTTCGTGATGATTTAAGCGGCAGGGAGAAAGAGATCGATCTTTCCAAGATCTTAAACAACCCGTTTGCAGACCAGAAAAAGAAAGTCATCTTTGATCCGAAACAGGTTTATGATTTCGAGTTGGAAAAATCAAAAGATATCACGGTGCTCTTAAAACAGTTAGGACCGGCACTTGAAAAACAGCAGAGCAGAAGCATTGACGTGGAAGTGACCAACACCGATCGTTCCTTCGGTACGATCTTCGGTTCCGAGATCACCAAGAAATACGGCGGCGAGGGACTCCCGGAAGATACCTTTATCGTAAAATGCAGCGGCGCAGGCGGACAGAGTTTCGGCGCATTTATCCCGAAAGGACTGACCTTAGAGTTAGTCGGAGATTCCAATGACTACTTTGGAAAAGGACTTTCCGGTGGAAAACTGGTTGTCTATGCTCCGGCAGGCGTGAAATACAAAAAAGATGAGAACATCATCATCGGTAACGTTGCCCTCTATGGTGCAACCAGCGGAAAAGCATTTATCAGCGGTGTCGCAGGCGAGCGTTTCTGTGTCCGCAACTCCGGTGCATCCGCAGTTGTTGAGGGAGTCGGCGACCATGGATGTGAATACATGACCGGCGGTCGTGTCGTAGTCCTCGGTAAGACTGGAAAGAACTTTGCAGCAGGTATGAGCGGCGGTATCGCATATGTGCTCGACGAGGACAACGATCTGTATACAAGAATGAACAAAGAAATGGTATTTTCCGAAGAAATATCCAATAAATATGATGTTATGGAATTAAAGGATATGATCAAAGAGCATGTGGCATTGACCAATTCCGAGAAAGGAAAAGCAATCCTTGACAATTTCAGCGAATATCTGCCGAAATTCAAAAAGGTCATTCCATACGATTATAACCGGATGCTGATGGCGATCGTTCAGATGGAGGAGAAAGGTTTATCCTCGGAACAGGCGCAGATCGAAGCATTTTATGCAAACACGAGAGGTTAA
- a CDS encoding DNA gyrase/topoisomerase IV subunit B — MAKTGGYDESSISVLEGLEAVRKRPGMYIGSVSRKGLNHLIYEIVDNAVDEHLAGACDTIYVTLEADGSCTVEDNGRGVPVGMHAKGVSAARIVYTTLHAGGKFDDSAYKTSGGLHGVGSSVVNALSTHMDVWISRDGYIHHDGYERGIPVVELENGLLPTIGKTKKTGTKVNFLPDPEIFEKTRFKEDEVKSRMHETAYLNPALTIIYEDKRGPEVEHIVYHEEEGIIGFVKDLNKNNEVLHDVVYFKGEQDGITVEAAFQYTNEFHENILGFCNNIFNAEGGTHITGFKTVFTTVINSYARELGILKEKDSNFTGADVRNGMTAIVSIKHPDPRFEGQTKTKLDNQDAARVTAKVTGDEIQLYFDKNLEVLKTVISCAEKAAKIRKTEERAKTNLLTKQKFSFDSNGKLANCESRDASICEIFIVEGDSAGGSAKTARDRNFQAILPIRGKILNVEKASIDKVLANAEIKTMINAFGCGFSEGYGNDFDITKLRYDKIIIMADADVDGAHISTLLLTLFYRFMPELIYEGHVYVAMPPLYKAIPSKGEEEYLYDDAALERYRRNHKSNFTLQRYKGLGEMDAEQLWETTLNPETRILKRIEIEDGRMASDITELLMGNDVPPRKMFIYEHAQDAALDI; from the coding sequence ATGGCAAAGACAGGCGGCTATGACGAGAGCAGTATTTCTGTTCTTGAAGGGCTTGAGGCGGTAAGAAAAAGACCGGGAATGTATATCGGCAGTGTTTCACGGAAAGGTTTAAATCACCTGATCTACGAGATCGTGGACAATGCGGTGGATGAACATCTTGCGGGAGCCTGCGATACGATTTATGTAACGTTAGAAGCGGATGGTTCCTGTACCGTGGAGGATAATGGACGAGGTGTTCCGGTCGGCATGCATGCAAAGGGAGTTTCGGCTGCCCGTATAGTTTATACGACACTGCATGCAGGAGGAAAGTTTGATGATTCCGCTTATAAGACCAGCGGTGGTCTGCATGGAGTCGGTTCTTCGGTTGTAAATGCATTATCGACACATATGGATGTCTGGATCAGCAGAGATGGCTATATCCATCATGATGGTTATGAGCGTGGTATTCCGGTGGTCGAATTGGAAAACGGGTTACTTCCGACCATTGGAAAAACGAAAAAAACAGGCACAAAAGTCAACTTTCTCCCAGATCCGGAGATTTTTGAAAAGACAAGATTTAAAGAAGATGAAGTAAAGAGCCGTATGCATGAAACAGCATACTTAAATCCGGCACTGACGATCATTTATGAGGATAAACGCGGGCCGGAAGTGGAGCATATCGTATATCATGAGGAGGAAGGAATCATTGGTTTTGTCAAAGATCTGAATAAAAACAATGAGGTACTTCACGATGTGGTCTATTTTAAAGGTGAGCAGGATGGAATCACAGTTGAGGCTGCATTTCAGTATACAAATGAGTTCCATGAGAATATTCTGGGATTCTGTAACAATATTTTTAATGCAGAAGGTGGTACGCATATTACCGGATTTAAAACGGTATTTACAACTGTCATCAATTCCTATGCGAGGGAACTTGGGATTTTAAAAGAAAAGGATTCTAATTTTACCGGAGCAGATGTCCGTAATGGTATGACGGCGATCGTTTCCATCAAACACCCGGATCCACGTTTTGAGGGACAGACCAAGACGAAACTGGACAATCAGGATGCAGCGCGTGTCACGGCAAAAGTGACCGGGGATGAGATACAGCTTTATTTTGACAAAAATTTAGAGGTATTAAAGACCGTGATCTCCTGCGCGGAGAAAGCGGCAAAGATCCGCAAGACCGAGGAGCGTGCGAAGACGAATCTTCTGACAAAACAGAAATTCTCTTTTGATTCCAACGGAAAGCTTGCAAACTGTGAGAGCAGGGACGCGTCGATCTGTGAGATATTTATCGTCGAGGGAGATTCCGCGGGAGGTTCTGCAAAGACGGCGCGTGACCGTAATTTTCAGGCAATTCTGCCGATCCGTGGTAAGATTTTAAATGTTGAGAAAGCAAGTATTGACAAGGTGCTTGCAAATGCAGAGATCAAGACGATGATCAATGCATTTGGATGTGGTTTTTCCGAAGGATACGGCAATGATTTTGACATCACGAAACTGCGCTATGACAAGATCATCATCATGGCAGATGCCGACGTCGATGGAGCACATATTTCCACACTGCTTCTGACACTGTTTTATCGTTTCATGCCGGAATTGATCTATGAGGGACATGTCTATGTGGCAATGCCGCCATTGTACAAAGCGATCCCGTCTAAAGGGGAAGAAGAATACCTTTACGACGATGCGGCATTGGAACGTTACCGCAGGAACCATAAGAGCAATTTTACTCTGCAGCGTTACAAAGGTCTCGGTGAGATGGATGCGGAGCAGCTCTGGGAGACGACATTGAATCCGGAAACGAGGATCTTAAAACGTATTGAGATCGAAGATGGACGTATGGCATCTGATATCACGGAACTTTTGATGGGAAATGATGTGCCGCCGCGCAAGATGTTTATTTACGAACACGCGCAGGACGCAGCACTTGATATCTGA
- a CDS encoding GNAT family N-acetyltransferase, protein MIRKMEEKDISAVMQIWLETNIKAHNFITKAYWTSKYEMVKQILPEAEVYVYEEGKNGQIDGFIGINDCYIEGLFVKESAQSMGIGKYLLDYVKSRKTELRLCVYEKNVHAIYFYQRENFLIQAEETDEDTNEKEYVMRWGK, encoded by the coding sequence ATGATAAGAAAAATGGAAGAAAAGGATATATCTGCTGTTATGCAGATATGGCTTGAGACAAACATCAAAGCGCATAACTTTATCACAAAGGCATATTGGACCAGCAAGTATGAAATGGTAAAACAAATTCTGCCGGAAGCAGAAGTATATGTATATGAAGAGGGAAAAAATGGTCAGATAGATGGTTTTATCGGAATAAATGATTGCTATATCGAGGGATTGTTTGTGAAAGAATCTGCACAATCGATGGGAATTGGAAAATATCTGCTGGATTATGTAAAAAGCAGAAAAACCGAATTGCGTTTATGTGTATACGAAAAGAATGTGCATGCAATTTACTTTTATCAGAGGGAGAATTTCCTGATTCAGGCGGAAGAAACAGATGAAGATACAAACGAAAAAGAGTATGTTATGAGGTGGGGAAAATGA
- a CDS encoding DNA gyrase/topoisomerase IV subunit A, which translates to MEYDMNQEEQIIRTEYSELMQKSYIDYAMSVIIARALPDVRDGLKPVQRRTLYDMYELGIRYDKPYRKCARIVGDTMGKYHPHGDSSIYDALVVMAQDFKKGLPLVDGHGNFGSIEGDGAAAMRYTEARLQKITQEAYLADLDKDVVNFVPNFDETEKEPEVLPVKVPNLLLNGAEGIAVGMTTSIPPHNFGEVIDGVIAYMKDPDINTEQMMQYIPGPDFPTGGIVANKDELMAVYSTGMGKIKIRGKVEVEKGKGGKDRLVITEIPYTMIGANIGKFLNDIYNLVETKKTSDIVDITNQSSKEGIRIVLELKKGADIENLKNLLYKKTKLEDTFGVNMLAVADGKPETMGIVPIIRHHVNFQYELATRKYQTLLAKERDKKEIQEGLIKATDVIDLIIEILRGSKNVKDARACLTDGITDNINFKSEQSKREAAKLRFTERQTTAILEMRLQKLIGLELEALLKDHDETLKNIAKYEDILGSRAAMAKVIIKELENFKKEYEKPRKTVIDNLEEAVVEEKKIEEMDVVFLMDRFGYAKTVDVATYERNKEAANTENRYILTCKNTDKICIFTNKGQMHLLKVLDLPYGKFRDKGTPIDNLSNYNSSEENFVYITNLAAISRSQVLFGTKSAMLKVVDGSEFDVAKRTTAATKLNEGDELIFVQALTLEETLVMQSEKDFFLRIDISSIPEKKKGAVGVRGMKLGAGDALTAIYLLNAEDSVNVEVKGKEVALNRLRTAGRDTKGTKR; encoded by the coding sequence ATGGAGTATGATATGAATCAGGAAGAACAGATTATCCGCACAGAATACTCGGAACTGATGCAGAAATCTTATATTGATTATGCCATGAGTGTTATCATTGCGCGTGCGCTGCCGGATGTGAGGGACGGCTTGAAGCCGGTGCAGAGAAGAACACTTTACGATATGTATGAACTGGGCATCCGTTACGACAAGCCGTACCGTAAATGTGCGCGTATTGTTGGTGATACGATGGGTAAATATCATCCGCACGGTGACAGCTCTATTTATGATGCACTTGTTGTAATGGCACAGGATTTTAAAAAAGGTCTGCCGCTTGTGGACGGGCATGGTAATTTTGGTTCTATCGAAGGTGATGGTGCCGCTGCAATGCGTTATACCGAGGCACGTTTACAGAAGATCACACAGGAAGCATATCTGGCAGATTTAGACAAAGATGTAGTAAATTTTGTCCCGAACTTTGATGAGACAGAAAAAGAACCGGAAGTACTTCCTGTAAAAGTGCCAAATCTGCTTTTGAATGGAGCAGAGGGAATCGCTGTCGGTATGACGACAAGCATTCCGCCACATAATTTTGGCGAGGTCATTGACGGTGTGATCGCATATATGAAAGATCCGGATATCAACACAGAGCAGATGATGCAGTATATACCGGGACCGGATTTCCCAACAGGCGGTATCGTTGCAAATAAGGACGAGCTGATGGCTGTCTATTCAACTGGTATGGGCAAGATCAAGATCCGTGGCAAGGTAGAAGTGGAAAAGGGAAAAGGCGGAAAAGACCGTCTTGTCATCACCGAGATTCCATATACCATGATCGGTGCGAATATCGGAAAGTTTTTAAATGATATCTATAATCTGGTTGAGACAAAGAAAACTTCTGATATCGTTGATATTACAAACCAGTCTTCGAAAGAAGGAATCCGTATTGTTCTGGAATTAAAAAAAGGTGCGGATATCGAGAATTTAAAGAATCTTCTCTATAAGAAAACGAAACTGGAAGATACATTTGGCGTCAATATGTTAGCAGTAGCGGATGGCAAACCGGAAACCATGGGAATCGTTCCGATCATCCGTCACCATGTGAATTTCCAGTATGAACTTGCAACACGCAAGTATCAGACACTTCTTGCAAAAGAACGTGATAAAAAGGAGATTCAGGAAGGTCTTATCAAGGCAACCGATGTCATTGATCTGATCATTGAGATCCTGCGTGGAAGTAAAAATGTAAAGGATGCAAGAGCATGTCTGACGGATGGCATCACGGATAACATCAATTTCAAATCCGAACAGTCGAAGCGTGAGGCGGCAAAACTCCGTTTTACAGAAAGACAGACTACAGCGATCCTCGAGATGCGCCTGCAGAAATTGATCGGACTTGAACTGGAAGCACTTTTAAAAGACCATGACGAGACGCTGAAAAATATTGCAAAATATGAGGATATTTTAGGCAGCCGTGCAGCTATGGCAAAAGTTATCATCAAAGAGTTAGAGAATTTTAAGAAAGAGTATGAAAAACCAAGAAAAACGGTGATCGATAACCTGGAGGAAGCGGTTGTTGAAGAGAAGAAGATCGAGGAAATGGATGTTGTATTCCTGATGGATCGTTTTGGATATGCAAAAACTGTGGATGTTGCAACTTATGAGAGAAATAAAGAGGCAGCGAATACGGAAAACCGCTATATCTTAACCTGCAAAAATACGGATAAAATCTGCATTTTTACAAATAAGGGACAGATGCATCTGTTAAAGGTATTAGATCTTCCTTATGGTAAATTCCGTGACAAGGGAACGCCGATCGATAACTTAAGTAATTATAACAGCAGCGAGGAAAATTTTGTCTATATCACGAATCTTGCTGCAATCAGCCGGTCACAGGTTCTTTTTGGAACAAAATCTGCAATGTTAAAAGTTGTGGATGGAAGTGAATTTGATGTAGCAAAACGTACCACAGCCGCGACAAAGTTAAACGAAGGTGATGAGCTGATCTTTGTACAGGCGCTTACACTGGAAGAAACACTTGTGATGCAGTCTGAAAAAGACTTTTTCCTCAGAATTGATATTTCAAGTATCCCGGAAAAGAAAAAGGGAGCGGTCGGAGTGCGTGGCATGAAATTAGGTGCAGGCGATGCACTTACTGCCATTTATCTGCTGAATGCAGAAGATTCGGTCAATGTTGAGGTAAAAGGCAAAGAGGTAGCATTAAACCGCCTGCGTACTGCAGGACGTGACACGAAGGGAACCAAACGATGA
- a CDS encoding CPBP family intramembrane glutamic endopeptidase, whose protein sequence is MKQTKGYQIWQILYPIGLYYVVSSLCYFALEMLLGTANETYMLRQLVCAAVTIPVILKFYMADQNVRDTVYGKRKFNMGREQFINIAVTVVSVAALGIAVNNIIAMTPLIQASEGFQTANQAFFAGTAVYEFLGSCLLIPIAEELLFRGVVYQRLKLMIGVYPAVICSALIFGLVHVNLVQFLYAAVLGCLLAFLYEKTGFFYVPVLGHIAANTVAVVRAETGWLSFGYAADAKGIGFTAGMLVVAGVVIVGFWRWKKNVGFDERD, encoded by the coding sequence ATGAAACAGACAAAAGGTTACCAGATCTGGCAGATCCTTTATCCGATCGGACTTTATTATGTAGTATCGAGTCTCTGCTATTTTGCACTGGAGATGCTTCTTGGTACTGCGAATGAGACGTATATGCTGCGTCAGCTTGTATGTGCGGCGGTTACGATCCCGGTTATATTAAAATTTTATATGGCAGACCAGAACGTACGTGATACCGTTTATGGAAAAAGAAAGTTTAATATGGGCAGGGAACAGTTTATAAATATTGCAGTGACGGTTGTATCTGTAGCTGCACTTGGAATTGCAGTCAACAATATTATTGCAATGACACCGCTCATCCAGGCATCTGAAGGGTTCCAGACTGCAAATCAGGCATTTTTTGCGGGAACAGCAGTTTACGAGTTCCTTGGTTCTTGTCTTCTGATCCCGATTGCAGAAGAATTATTGTTCCGTGGAGTGGTTTATCAGAGATTAAAACTTATGATTGGTGTGTATCCTGCAGTCATTTGTTCTGCACTGATCTTTGGACTGGTGCATGTGAATCTGGTACAGTTTTTATATGCGGCAGTGTTAGGATGTCTGCTGGCGTTTTTGTATGAAAAGACAGGATTTTTCTATGTACCGGTATTAGGACATATCGCAGCGAATACCGTGGCAGTTGTGCGTGCAGAGACGGGATGGCTGTCCTTTGGCTATGCGGCGGATGCGAAAGGGATTGGCTTTACGGCGGGGATGCTTGTTGTGGCTGGTGTTGTAATCGTTGGATTCTGGAGGTGGAAGAAGAATGTGGGATTTGATGAGAGAGACTGA
- a CDS encoding PDDEXK nuclease domain-containing protein — MKTTKLTPEAAGQLNMYLNYYAAEINDEHDNPPIGIILCTDKDSIAAEYALGGLSNNIFASCYVSYIPDKEQLIAQVEAVLNEWHKQENK; from the coding sequence TTGAAAACTACCAAACTGACACCAGAAGCTGCTGGACAGCTCAATATGTATCTGAATTATTATGCCGCAGAAATAAATGACGAACATGATAATCCACCGATTGGCATTATTCTTTGTACGGACAAGGACAGTATAGCAGCAGAATATGCACTAGGCGGTCTGTCTAATAATATTTTTGCTTCGTGCTATGTTTCCTATATTCCCGATAAGGAGCAGTTGATCGCACAGGTGGAGGCGGTTTTGAATGAGTGGCATAAACAGGAAAATAAATAG